The window TTTCAAAAGTGACTTCCAGCAAGGCGAGTCACTGGCTTTGTGTTTCACCATAGCCACCGAAGTTTTCTTAAGGTATTTAGCCTTAAAATAAAAGAAACAGCGTGTTTCATTTAAATGTCTATTATTGAGAAGCTGCTTAGCTGGAAGCACTAGGGTATTACTCTGCATTAGTACTTGGTACTTGgagcttcattgatgctagttagaTTCAGACGTCATATACTTCACTAATGTAGCCATTTGTTTGTTTTCTAAGATCAATCCCACAGTGGTTACCGCTACTCCTGTTGTTGATGCTCGTGATGAAATAAAATATCTGTTTATGTATCATATTTCAGGGTCAGGACTACATGTTCGTGCGGGAATTTGTTGCATTTCTAGCTAGTGTATTGCTCAAGTGTTGCAAAGAGTCAGACAGCTCGGACATGGAAACAATCCTAGGTGGCTTGGCTTCTCTTAGTGATGAGCTCTCTTGGTTCAGGAAGGAAGCTGCTAAGTGGAGTGTTGATCTGGCCGGTATTTCTCCCCTCAGTTCTAATATGGAGTACTGCAGGTTGATCTCTATCAAACATTTACACAATTATACAACCTTATAGAGTGCTAAAGGATTGTGACTATGGTATTATTTTCATGGCCAGGTTTCTCCAAAGCCTTGATGATCCAGAGATCAGCTACACTGTAGCCATAACTACGTTTTGGATAATTGAAACCGTGTACCAGGATAGTTTTGCTTTCTGCATAGAAGAAGGTAACAAGACCCCGGCGGAGCTCCTGGGGACGTGTCAGAGATGGGGCAGCCCTGAGTTCAAGCAGTACTGCCAGTCTCTGCAGCGGATCGCTGATCGCTGCTTGGCAAATGCGCCACCTGATGTTGTCAAGAGTGCTGAAGAGGCTTTTCTTCGGGTGCTTAAGCTGGAAATTGGATTCTGGGACATGAGTTCTTCTCTGTCCTAAGCGGCGACTACATCGTGCCAACACCCTGCATTACTTGG is drawn from Triticum dicoccoides isolate Atlit2015 ecotype Zavitan chromosome 4A, WEW_v2.0, whole genome shotgun sequence and contains these coding sequences:
- the LOC119285517 gene encoding bifunctional TENA2 protein-like translates to MEGDGGTAAAWMATHRGMYERATRHPFTVSIRDGSVDLAAFKRWLGQDYMFVREFVAFLASVLLKCCKESDSSDMETILGGLASLSDELSWFRKEAAKWSVDLAGISPLSSNMEYCRFLQSLDDPEISYTVAITTFWIIETVYQDSFAFCIEEGNKTPAELLGTCQRWGSPEFKQYCQSLQRIADRCLANAPPDVVKSAEEAFLRVLKLEIGFWDMSSSLS